The sequence CGAGGTGGGAGCCGCCGATGACCGGTCTCATCATCGACCGGCAGGCGCTGCGGCCCGAGACGGTCCCCCAGGATCTGGTCCATCGGGATGGACAAATTGACGCCCTCGCGACAGCATTCGACCCGCTCCGCCATGGGGTGCCCGGTGAGCATGTGTGCATCTTCGGGCCCACCGGCAGCGGAAAAACCACCCTCGCGAAGTACGTGACCGACCGGCTCACCGCAGCGACCACCCGCGTGGCGTCGGCGTATGTGAACTGTCTCAATAGCACAACGACGACCGGGACGCTTGCCGCGCTCGTCCGGGACGCTGGACTAGGCCGCCGCCCATCACCCGCCACGTCCCGGCAGTTCTACATCGACCGACTGCAGGGTGCCACCGACCCAGTTCTGGCCATCCTCGATGAAGTGACAACCCTCCCAAATATCGAGCTGCTGCGGGCCCTGTCTTCGCTCGAGCCGGTCACGCTGGTCTGTATCGGCGTTGACGAGGAGACACTGTTCTCGACGGCACAGCTCGACAGGCAAACACGGAGCTGCCTCCGGACATTCATCTTCCTCCGACTGGATGCATACACTCACGATGAGCTCGTCGACATCCTCGAATACCGGGTGACCCATGGGCTGGACACCAGCCGCGTCAGGACAGCTGCCATCGAGTATATGACAACGCTTGCGGCCGGCGATGCGAAAACCGCGATTGCGTTCCTTCGGCGGGCCGCCACCCAGGCCGCGCAGTCGGGTGGTGATATCGACATCGACTGCGTCGATGCCATCCGGGAGGAAGCCCGTGACACCCTGCGGACGACACAGATCGAATCCTTAGGCACCCATCAGCGTGCCCTCTACGAGGTGGTCCGTGACTGCGGGATGGACGGTATCAGTGCGACTGAGTTGCATACCCGGTATGAAGCCCGCGTCGATAAGCCCCATGCCAAGCGGACCCGCCGACGGTATCTCAAGAGTCTCGAAAAGTACGGGCTCATCGAGGCGGTGGGTGAAGGGCGTGCACGAGAGTACCGCTTGCCACCCTGAAAATAGGATCCAAGACTGGTCTGCTCGCCTCCAATCGATGCGCTGGGAGCAAAAAGGGGTCTCGCGTGTCCGGAA comes from Salinirussus salinus and encodes:
- a CDS encoding Cdc6/Cdc18 family protein; the encoded protein is MTGLIIDRQALRPETVPQDLVHRDGQIDALATAFDPLRHGVPGEHVCIFGPTGSGKTTLAKYVTDRLTAATTRVASAYVNCLNSTTTTGTLAALVRDAGLGRRPSPATSRQFYIDRLQGATDPVLAILDEVTTLPNIELLRALSSLEPVTLVCIGVDEETLFSTAQLDRQTRSCLRTFIFLRLDAYTHDELVDILEYRVTHGLDTSRVRTAAIEYMTTLAAGDAKTAIAFLRRAATQAAQSGGDIDIDCVDAIREEARDTLRTTQIESLGTHQRALYEVVRDCGMDGISATELHTRYEARVDKPHAKRTRRRYLKSLEKYGLIEAVGEGRAREYRLPP